A genomic window from Colletotrichum destructivum chromosome 7, complete sequence includes:
- a CDS encoding Putative peptidase S8/S53 domain, Fn3-like domain, peptidase S8, subtilisin, His-active — protein MPPPPPPTWPPSGARILRVFTSEVFAGAALETDAENIDSLRALAPVKEAWQSRKLRLAPGAPEATFSGNATAIDYDIHHMTGVDRLHAAGVTGKGAKVAVVDTGIWYTHEALGGGFGEGFKVAGGYDFVGDGSWPTEGQVKNPDADPLDQQGHGTHVAGIIAGNSSILTGVAPEATLYAYKVFGSVDGTDEDTLIEAFIAAYDAGVDIITSSIGGLSGFTDNAWAVVASRLVDQGVVITISAGNDGQAGAFAASSGSSGSHVVAVASVEADVLASSSFRGVFSLDGRSNETRVAYRAVEDWFPSEVRDWPIVPLSLDTGTADEACDPLPADTPDLTGVVALVRRGGCNFEQKQGNLAAFNASHILFYSNEMPLVRPMTGDASSLIAMVDAHVGAAIIDTVKAGGNVTADFTERPILHIVGIKNEENGGVASQFTSIGATNDLFIKPDVAAPGGQILSSYVGGGYAILSGTSMSCPYVAGIAALYVGKFGGRGAHGPEWAKSLAIRLIASGDAIPWDDGRLENNKYDFLAPVAQVGTGLINATKVLGYETTLSFAKFALNDTHHFSRYHTVDITNTGARPLTYTFAQQESGGMNTVNLDPGEWGTPKIAWFEEVMAAPQKMTPHISFPGGPFTVQPGETKTAQFNFRYPENQGLDPAKLPLYSGKVLVRGSNGETLGVPYLGLAADLHKDVGIMFQYPIGFPRITSTRQNILIADKANFTFDLDPAVQDFPNLYTRVQYATRELRWDIFEASWVERDWKYPPVVGEAGFVGAATSWAKASGKNFIDPNIDDPSDIITLPMRDVPRDIAGLYGVELWWLGRLANGTQIAPGKYKMRFAALVPFGNPEASDNWDVFETPAFEVLPLEV, from the exons atgccgccaccgccgccgccgacgtggccGCCCAGCGGCGCCCGGATCCTCCGCGTCTTCACCAGCGAGGTATTCGCCGGGGCCGCACTCGAGACGGACGCCGAGAACATCGACTCGCTGCGTGCCCTGGCACCCGTTAAGGAGGCGTGGCAGTCGCGCAAGCTGAGGCTCGCACCCGGCGCGCCGGAGGCGACCTTTAGCGGCAACGCGACGGCCATCGACTACGACATCCACCACATGACGGGCGTCGACAGGCTGCACGCGGCCGGCGTGACGGGCAAGGGCGCCAAGGTTGCCGTTGTCGATACGGGTATCTGGTACACCCATGAAGCG CTTGGTGGTGGCTTCGGAGAAGGTTTCAAGGTTGCCGGTGGTTATGACTTTGTCGGCGATGGAT CTTGGCCAACCGAAGGCCAAGTAAAGAACCCCGACGCCGACCCGTTGGACCAGCAAGGCCACGGAACCCATGTCGCCGGTATCATCGCCGGAAACAGCAGCAT CCTTACCGGGGTTGCCCCTGAAGCGACTCTGTACGCCTACAAAGTCTTTGGCTCCGTCGACGGCACGGATGAAGACACTCTGATCGAGGCCTTCATTGCAGCCTACGATGCGGGT GTCGACATCATCACGTCCTCTATCGGTGGCTTAAGCGGCTTCACAGACAACGcctgggccgtcgtcgcctcccgGCTCGTCGATCAGGGCGTTGTTATCACAATCTccgccggcaacgacggccaggcgggcgccttcgccgccagcagcggctccTCGGGTAgccacgtcgtcgccgtcgcctccgtcgAGGCTGACGTCCTtgcctcctcgtccttcagGGGCGTCTtcagcctcgacggccgctcCAACGAGACGCGCGTGGCGTACAGGGCCGTTGAAGACTGGTTCCCTTCCGAGGTTAGGGACTGGCCCATCGTGCCCCTGAGCCTCGACaccggcaccgccgacgaggcgtGTGACCCGTTGCCCGCCGATACGCCCGATCTCACaggcgtcgtcgccctcgtgcGTCGCGGGGGCTGCAACTTTGAACAGAAGCAGGGcaacctcgccgccttcaatGCCTCTCACATCCTCTTCTACAGCAACGAGATGCCGCTCGTGCGACCGATGACCGGAGACGCGAGCAGCCTCATCGCCATGGTCGACGcccacgtcggcgccgccatcatcgacaccgtcaaggccggcggcaacgtcacGGCCGACTTCACCGAGAGGCCCATCCTCCATATCGTCGGCATCAAGAACGAGGAGAACGGCGGCGTGGCCAGCCAGTTCACGTCCATCGGCGCGACCAACGACCTCTTCATCAAGCCCGACGTCGCGGCTCCCGGCGGACAAATCCTCAGCTCCTATGTCGGAGGCGGCTACGCCATTCTCAGCGGCACGTCCATGTCGTGCCCGTACGTGGCCGGCATCGCGGCGCTATACGTCGGCAAGttcggcggccgcggcgctcACGGGCCCGAGTGGGCAAAGAGCCTCGCCATCCGCCTCATCGCCTCGGGGGACGCAATCCCCTGGGACGACGGCCGGCTCGAGAACAACAAGTACGACTTCCTCGCGCCCGTAGCACAGGTAGGTACCGGTCTCATAAACGCCACAAAGGTCCTCGGGTACGAGACGACCTTGTCGTTCGCCAAGTTCGCCCTCAACGACACCCACCACTTCAGCCGCTACCACACCgtcgacatcaccaacaccggCGCCCGGCCCCTGACATACACCTTTGCGCAGCAGGAGTCTGGCGGCATGAACACCGTCAACCTGGACCCTGGCGAGTGGGGGACGCCCAAGATCGCCTGGTTCGAGGAGGTCATGGCCGCACCGCAGAAGATGACGCCGCACATCTCCTTCCCCGGCGGCCCCTTCACCGTCCAGCCGGGcgagacgaagacggccCAGTTCAATTTCAGGTACCCAGAGAATCAGGGACTCGACCCGGCCAAGCTGCCCTTGTACAGTGGCAAGGTCCTGGTCAGGGGCAGCAACGGCGAGACGCTCGGCGTGCCGTACCTGGGGCTGGCTGCTGACCTGCACAAGGACGTTGGTATCATGTTCCAGTACCCAATCGGCTTCCCGCGCATCACGTCGACCCGCCAGaacatcctcatcgccgacaaggccaacTTCACCTTTGACTTGGATCCGGCCGTCCAGGACTTCCCGAACCTGTACACGCGGGTTCAATACGCGACACGCGAGCTGCGGTGGGACATCTTCGAGGCCTCGTGGGTCGAGAGGGACTGGAAGTACCctcccgtcgtcggcgaggccggcttCGTGGGCGCGGCAACGAGCTGGGCCAAGGCATCGGGGAAGAACTTCATCGACCCCAACATCGACGACCCCAGCGACATCATCACCCTGCCCATGCGCGATGTGCCCCGAGACATCGCAGGGCTGTACGGGGTCGAGCTATGGTGGCTCGGCCGTCTGGCGAACGGTACCCAGATCGCCCCGGGCAAGTATAAGATGCGGTTTGCGGCGCTGGTTCCGTTTGGGAACCCCGAGGCGTCGGACAACTGGGACGTCTTTGAGACTCCCGCCTTTGAGGTGTTGCCACTGGAGGTTTAA
- a CDS encoding Putative major facilitator, sugar transporter, major facilitator superfamily, translating into MSNDITDKAASQPHDNIHVEKGPSRTHQLNDVSLDDKGLNSEAHEGTNIEHSFGVWQGLKTYKRAAFWSILISTTVIMEGYDVTLIGSFYGYPAFREKYGEYLDEENGYQISSSWQQKFNSIGAVANIVGALLNGYFTPKYGHRMVLIVSLIWLAAFVFVVFFAHNIEMQLAGQVLCNVPWGVFATTGPAYAAEVTPLAIRGYLTSYVNLCWCIGQFISAGVLKGLVEVEGQWSYKIPFAIQWVWPVPLIIAAYMAPESPWHHVRNGNLDAAKKSLARLSEPEHNVDLDATVAMMVHTNKLEIEEQAGATMFDCFKGTNLRRTEIACMAFMSQITNGGALCYSGSFFFQQTGLDAPTSYAIGLGGTAIAFVGTCISWLYIYKFGRRTIWMVGFTLLVACLWIIGFLALAPKQEGAIIWGQSILCIVWLGFYSMSVGPIVYTIISEIGSTRLRIQTVVLARSTYYVGNIICGGILQPKMLAPGDWNWKGKTAFFWAILATLTWVWGYFRLFETKGRTFGEMDVMFQKRVSARKSAKYDLTADEMFLADQVQPLSRNATEKI; encoded by the exons ATGTCGAACGACATCACCGACAAGGCAGCGTCGCAGCCGCATGACAACATCCACGTCGAGAAGGGCCCTTCCCGCACCCACCAGCTCAACGATGTCTCCCTTGACGACAAGGGCCTCAACTCCGAGGCTCACGAAGGTACCAACATCGAGCACAGCTTCGGTGTCTGGCAGGGTTTGAAGACGTACAAGCGTGCCGCTTTCTGGTCCATCC TCATCTCGACCACCGTCATCATGGAAGGTTATGATGTGACCCTCATTGGTTCCTTCTACGGATACCCTGCATTCCGTGAGAAGTACGGCGAATATCTCGATGAAGAGAACGGCTATCAgatctcgtcctcgtggcAACAAAAGTTCAATtccatcggcgccgtcgccaacaTTGTCGGGGCTCTTTTGAACGGATACTTCACACCCAAGTACGGTCACCGCATGGTCCTCATCGTGTCCCTCATCTGGCTGGCCGCCTttgtcttcgtcgtcttctttgcACACAACATCGAGATGCAATTAGCTGGACAGGTCCTCTGCAACGTTCCCTGGGGCGTTTTTGCCACGACCGGCCCTgcctacgccgccgaggtgACGCCTCTGGCCATCCGCGGCTACCTGACGTCGTACGTGAACCTCTGCTGGTGCATTGGCCAGTTCATCTCGGCCGGTGTTCTCAAgggtctcgtcgaggttgagggTCAGTGGAGCTACAAGATCCCGTTTGCCATTCAGTGGGTGTGGCCCGTCCCCCTCATCATCGCGGCGTACATGGCCCCCGAGTCCCCGTGGCACCACGTCCGCAACGGCAACCTagacgccgccaagaagtCGCTTGCCCGCCTTTCGGAGCCCGAGCACAACGTCGACCTGGACGCCACGGTTGCCATGATGGTGCACACGAACAagctcgagatcgaggagcAGGCGGGCGCCACCATGTTCGACTGCTTCAAGGGCACCAACCTCCGCCGTACCGAGATCGCCTGCATGGCCTTCATGTCCCAGATCACCAACGGAGGCGCCCTCTGCTACTCGggctccttcttcttccagcaAACCGGTCTCGACGCCCCCACCTCGTACGCCATCGGCTTGGGAGGcaccgccatcgccttcgtcggCACCTGCATCTCCTGGCTCTACATCTACAAGTTTGGTCGCCGGACCATCTGGATGGTCGGCTTTACCCTGCTCGTTGCTTGCCTGTGGATCATCGGATTCCTCGCACTTGCCCCAAAGCAAGAAGGCGCCATCATCTGGGGCCAGTCGATCCTGTGTATCGTCTGGCTCGGCTTCTACTCCATGTCTGTCGGCCCCATTGTGTACACCATTATCTCTGAAATCGGTTCGACCCGTCTCCGAATTCAGACCGTCGTCCTGGCTCGCAGCACCTACTACGTCGGCAACATCATCTGCGGTGGTATCCTCCAGCCTAAGATGCTGGCCCCCGGTGATTGGAATTGGAAGGGAAAGACT GCATTCTTTTGGGCCATCCTCGCCACGCTTACCTGGGTCTGGGGTTACTTCCGCTTGTTCGAGACAAAGGGCCGCACCTTTGGCGAGATGGACGTTATGTTCCAGAAGCGCGTCTCGGCTCGCAAGTCGGCCAAGTACGACCTCACTGCCGACGAGATGTTCCTTGCCGATCAAGTCCAGCCCCTCAGCAGGAACGCGACGGAGAAGATCTAA